The proteins below are encoded in one region of Heliangelus exortis chromosome 22, bHelExo1.hap1, whole genome shotgun sequence:
- the ZBTB34 gene encoding zinc finger and BTB domain-containing protein 34 isoform X1, translated as MDDVEICLFNWRSRLLITSVEMDSSSFIQFDVPEYSNTVLSQLNELRLQGKLCDIIVHIQGQPFRAHKAVLAASSPYFRDHSALSTMSGLSISVIKNPNVFEQLLSFCYTGRMSLQLKDVVSFLTAASFLQMQCVIDKCTQILESIHSKISVGDVDSVTVGAEENSENRNGVKDSSYFANPIEISPPYCSQVRQSTAGSDLRMESTPGKTLRSRLQEEGHSDRGSSGSISEYEIQIEGDHEHGDLIVRESQIAEVKVKMEKSDRPSCSDSSSLGDDGYHTEMVDGEQVVAVNVGSYGSVLQHVYSFTHASSQATGVSEAFGSLSNTSPSRSMLSCFRGGRARQKRVSTGHLHSDVQGLVQGADSESMVSNPGYENSPRERNTRGHWYPYSERLICIYCGKSFNQKGSLDRHMRLHMGITPFVCKFCGKKYTRKDQLEYHIRGHTDDKPFRCEICGKCFPFQGTLNQHLRKNHPGVTEVRNRVESPDRTEGFVDQKVDNDASASEAMDSSMEIHAMANTSD; from the exons ATGGATGATGTTGAGATCTGTTTGTTCAATTGGAGAAGCAG attacTCATTACATCAGTAGAAATGGACAGCAGCAGTTTCATTCAGTTTGATGTGCCCGAGTACAGCAACACTGTTCTGAGCCAGTTAAATGAACTCCGCTTGCAAGGAAAGCTGTGTGACATAATTGTGCATATTCAGGGTCAGCCATTTCGAGCCCATAAAGCTGTCTTAGCAGCCAGTTCTCCATATTTCCGTGACCATTCAGCATTAAGCACCATGAGTGGCTTATCAATATCAGTTATAAAAAATCCCAATGTTTTTGaacagctgctttctttttgttacaCTGGAAGGATGTCCTTGCAGCTGAAGGATGTTGTTAGTTTTCTGACTGCAGCTAGCTTCCTACAGATGCAGTGCGTCATTGACAAATGCACACAGATACTGGAGAGTATTCATTCAAAGATCAGTGTCGGTGATGTTGACTCTGTCACTGTTGGTgctgaagaaaattcagaaaatcgCAATGGAGTTAAGGACAGCAGCTACTTTGCCAACCCTATTGAGATCTCTCCCCCCTATTGCTCTCAGGTGCGACAGTCAACAGCAGGCAGCGATCTTAGGATGGAAAGTACTCCAGGCAAAACTCTACGTAGTCGCCTGCAAGAAGAAGGGCATTCAGATCGAGGAAGCAGTGGGAGTATCTCTGAGTATGAGATTCAGATTGAAGGTGATCATGAGCATGGAGACCTGATAGTAAGGGAAAGTCAGATTGCAGAGGTGAAAGTTAAAATGGAAAAGTCTGACAGGCCGAGCTGCTCTGATAGCTCTTCCCTTGGTGATGATGGGTATCATACTGAAATGGTGGATGGAGAGCAGGTGGTTGCAGTAAATGTTGGCTCCTATGGGTCTGTCTTACAACATGTTTATTCATTTACCCATGCCTCATCACAGGCTACAGGTGTGTCTGAAGCCTTTGGAAGCCTGAGCAATACAAGTCCTTCAAGGTCAATGCTGAGCTGTTTCAGAGGAGGTCGTGCACGCCAAAAACGGGTATCCACTGGTCACTTGCACAGTGATGTTCAGGGCTTGGTGCAGGGGGCTGACAGTGAATCCATGGTGAGTAACCCCGGATATGAAAACAGTCCACGAGAAAGAAATACAAGAGGTCATTGGTACCCATACAGTGAGAGGTTAATTTGTATTTACTGTGGGAAGTCTTTCAACCAGAAAGGGAGCTTAGATCGACACATGCGATTGCACATGGGAATAACTCCTTTTGTGTGCAAGTTCTGTGGGAAGAAATACACCCGCAAGGACCAACTTGAGTATCATATTCGTGGTCACACAGATGACAAGCCCTTTCGCTGTGAGATCtgtggaaaatgttttcctttccaggGTACACTAAACCAGCATTTGAGAAAAAATCACCCTGGAGTAACAGAAGTAAGAAACAGGGTAGAGTCTCCGGACAGAACAGAAGGGTTTGTGGATCAGAAAGTAGATAATGATGCTTCAGCTTCTGAAGCTATGGATTCTAGTATGGAAATTCATGCAATGGCTAACACATCTGATTAA
- the ZBTB34 gene encoding zinc finger and BTB domain-containing protein 34 isoform X2, which translates to MDSSSFIQFDVPEYSNTVLSQLNELRLQGKLCDIIVHIQGQPFRAHKAVLAASSPYFRDHSALSTMSGLSISVIKNPNVFEQLLSFCYTGRMSLQLKDVVSFLTAASFLQMQCVIDKCTQILESIHSKISVGDVDSVTVGAEENSENRNGVKDSSYFANPIEISPPYCSQVRQSTAGSDLRMESTPGKTLRSRLQEEGHSDRGSSGSISEYEIQIEGDHEHGDLIVRESQIAEVKVKMEKSDRPSCSDSSSLGDDGYHTEMVDGEQVVAVNVGSYGSVLQHVYSFTHASSQATGVSEAFGSLSNTSPSRSMLSCFRGGRARQKRVSTGHLHSDVQGLVQGADSESMVSNPGYENSPRERNTRGHWYPYSERLICIYCGKSFNQKGSLDRHMRLHMGITPFVCKFCGKKYTRKDQLEYHIRGHTDDKPFRCEICGKCFPFQGTLNQHLRKNHPGVTEVRNRVESPDRTEGFVDQKVDNDASASEAMDSSMEIHAMANTSD; encoded by the coding sequence ATGGACAGCAGCAGTTTCATTCAGTTTGATGTGCCCGAGTACAGCAACACTGTTCTGAGCCAGTTAAATGAACTCCGCTTGCAAGGAAAGCTGTGTGACATAATTGTGCATATTCAGGGTCAGCCATTTCGAGCCCATAAAGCTGTCTTAGCAGCCAGTTCTCCATATTTCCGTGACCATTCAGCATTAAGCACCATGAGTGGCTTATCAATATCAGTTATAAAAAATCCCAATGTTTTTGaacagctgctttctttttgttacaCTGGAAGGATGTCCTTGCAGCTGAAGGATGTTGTTAGTTTTCTGACTGCAGCTAGCTTCCTACAGATGCAGTGCGTCATTGACAAATGCACACAGATACTGGAGAGTATTCATTCAAAGATCAGTGTCGGTGATGTTGACTCTGTCACTGTTGGTgctgaagaaaattcagaaaatcgCAATGGAGTTAAGGACAGCAGCTACTTTGCCAACCCTATTGAGATCTCTCCCCCCTATTGCTCTCAGGTGCGACAGTCAACAGCAGGCAGCGATCTTAGGATGGAAAGTACTCCAGGCAAAACTCTACGTAGTCGCCTGCAAGAAGAAGGGCATTCAGATCGAGGAAGCAGTGGGAGTATCTCTGAGTATGAGATTCAGATTGAAGGTGATCATGAGCATGGAGACCTGATAGTAAGGGAAAGTCAGATTGCAGAGGTGAAAGTTAAAATGGAAAAGTCTGACAGGCCGAGCTGCTCTGATAGCTCTTCCCTTGGTGATGATGGGTATCATACTGAAATGGTGGATGGAGAGCAGGTGGTTGCAGTAAATGTTGGCTCCTATGGGTCTGTCTTACAACATGTTTATTCATTTACCCATGCCTCATCACAGGCTACAGGTGTGTCTGAAGCCTTTGGAAGCCTGAGCAATACAAGTCCTTCAAGGTCAATGCTGAGCTGTTTCAGAGGAGGTCGTGCACGCCAAAAACGGGTATCCACTGGTCACTTGCACAGTGATGTTCAGGGCTTGGTGCAGGGGGCTGACAGTGAATCCATGGTGAGTAACCCCGGATATGAAAACAGTCCACGAGAAAGAAATACAAGAGGTCATTGGTACCCATACAGTGAGAGGTTAATTTGTATTTACTGTGGGAAGTCTTTCAACCAGAAAGGGAGCTTAGATCGACACATGCGATTGCACATGGGAATAACTCCTTTTGTGTGCAAGTTCTGTGGGAAGAAATACACCCGCAAGGACCAACTTGAGTATCATATTCGTGGTCACACAGATGACAAGCCCTTTCGCTGTGAGATCtgtggaaaatgttttcctttccaggGTACACTAAACCAGCATTTGAGAAAAAATCACCCTGGAGTAACAGAAGTAAGAAACAGGGTAGAGTCTCCGGACAGAACAGAAGGGTTTGTGGATCAGAAAGTAGATAATGATGCTTCAGCTTCTGAAGCTATGGATTCTAGTATGGAAATTCATGCAATGGCTAACACATCTGATTAA